A stretch of Aedes aegypti strain LVP_AGWG chromosome 2, AaegL5.0 Primary Assembly, whole genome shotgun sequence DNA encodes these proteins:
- the LOC5565890 gene encoding excitatory amino acid transporter isoform X1: MKFNYYSETYSANGMAQSEQQFLKGESQRNTPTVKTAQPAWMRFVSENKLILVTLSGVLLGVVLGFTLRPLELSEDTIMLIAYPGELFMRVLKLMILPLVIASLISGSSSLNAKLNGKIALRTFAYFALTSLLNAILGTTLVLLIHPGDPRMHEAMVEYSVSGGKTVSLMDSILDLGRNIFPDNIFQAALQQAHTVYVPRSNAINGSVLPVVNAKPTAHNTFSWDDEDELIRIVEYRPGTNTLGIVFFCLVFGTLLGTIGSKGYVVIQFFGAIFDVIMKMVTGVMWLTPIGVGSVIAGKILAVSDISLVMTQLAWFIFTVLFGVLLYQWVIVQFIYFMFLKKNPFKLYVSLIQPMLTAFATASTAAALPLTFRCMEDKVKIDTRITRFVLPIGANINMDGTALFISIASIFIAQMSSMELNFGQILTVVLTSTAASMSSASIPSAALVLLLVVLTAIDAPMHNVTLLFAVDWCVDRIRTTNNFLGDCYCAAIVEHLSKKELKLTDSDRPQSYREDDELTLDGEGKIPSRSTIEV, translated from the exons TTTAATTATTACTCGGAAACATATTCAGCGAATGGGATGGCACAAAGCGAGCAGCAGTTTTTGAAAGGCGAAAGTCAACGGAATACGCCAACCGTCAAAACGGCGCAGCCAGCATGGATGCGGTTCGTTTCCGAGAACAAGCTGATCCTGGTGACCCTGAGTGGAGTGCTGTTGGGCGTTGTACTAG GATTCACACTCCGCCCGCTAGAGCTAtccgaagacaccatcatgCTGATTGCCTATCCGGGCGAGCTGTTCATGCGGGTGCTGAAACTGATGATCCTTCCGCTGGTGATTGCCAGCCTGATTAGCGGTTCTTCCAGTCTGAACGCCAAACTGAACGGAAAGATTGCCCTGCGGACGTTTGCCTACTTTGCCCTGACGTCGCTGCTGAACGCCATTCTGGGCACCACGTTGGTCCTGCTGATTCATCCAGGGGATCCGCGGATGCACGAAGCCATGGTGGAGTATTCGGTTTCCGGTGGGAAAACCGTCTCGTTGATGGACAGCATTTTGGATTTGGGACG AAACATCTTCCCCGACAACATATTCCAGGCGGCTCTCCAGCAGGCTCACACGGTTTACGTTCCGCGTTCGAATGCCATCAACGGTAGTGTGCTTCCGGTGGTAAATGCTAAGCCAACTGCTCACAACACTTTCTCCTGGGATGACGAGGACGAACTGATTCGGATTGTGGAGTACAGGCCGGGTACCAACACCCTTGGGATTGTATTTTTCTGCTTGGTTTTTGGCACGCTTTTGGGAACGATTGGCAGCAAGGGGTATGTGGTGATTCAGTTCTTCGGAGCGATTTTCGACGTCATCATGAAGATGGTCACGGGTGTGATGTGGTTGACTCCGATTGGGGTTGGAAGCGTCATCGCGGGTAAGATTTTGGCTGTGAGTGATATCAGCTTGGTGATGACCCAACTGGCTTGGTTTATCTTTACGGTGTTGTTCGGAGTGCTCCTGTATCAGTGGGTCATTGTGCAGTTCATATACTTCATGTTTCTGAAGAAGAACCCCTTCAAGTTGTACGTATCGCTGATTCAACCGATGCTTACTGCGTTTGCCACGGCCTCAACTGCTGCGGCCCTTCCGTTGACCTTCCGGTGCATGGAGGATAAG GTGAAAATCGACACCCGAATCACACGGTTTGTGCTTCCGATTGGCGCCAACATCAATATGGACGGCACTGCGCTGTTCATTTCGATTGCATCGATTTTTATTGCTCAAATGAGTAGCATGGAGTTGAACTTCGGGCAAATTTTGACCGTTGTGCTGACGTCGACGGCGGCCTCGATGAGCTCGGCCAGCATTCCGAGTGCGGCACTGGTGCTACTGCTGGTGGTACTAACGGCGATCGACGCTCCGATGCACAACGTGACGCTGCTGTTTGCCGTGGATTGGTGTGT AGACCGCATTCGTACGACCAACAACTTCCTCGGCGATTGCTACTGTGCCGCCATCGTGGAGCACCTGTCCAAGAAGGAGCTCAAACTTACGGATTCCGACCGGCCACAATCTTACCGTGAGGACGACGAGCTCACCCTGGACGGGGAGGGCAAGATCCCCTCCAGATCGACCATCGAAGTTTGA
- the LOC5565890 gene encoding excitatory amino acid transporter isoform X2: MAQSEQQFLKGESQRNTPTVKTAQPAWMRFVSENKLILVTLSGVLLGVVLGFTLRPLELSEDTIMLIAYPGELFMRVLKLMILPLVIASLISGSSSLNAKLNGKIALRTFAYFALTSLLNAILGTTLVLLIHPGDPRMHEAMVEYSVSGGKTVSLMDSILDLGRNIFPDNIFQAALQQAHTVYVPRSNAINGSVLPVVNAKPTAHNTFSWDDEDELIRIVEYRPGTNTLGIVFFCLVFGTLLGTIGSKGYVVIQFFGAIFDVIMKMVTGVMWLTPIGVGSVIAGKILAVSDISLVMTQLAWFIFTVLFGVLLYQWVIVQFIYFMFLKKNPFKLYVSLIQPMLTAFATASTAAALPLTFRCMEDKVKIDTRITRFVLPIGANINMDGTALFISIASIFIAQMSSMELNFGQILTVVLTSTAASMSSASIPSAALVLLLVVLTAIDAPMHNVTLLFAVDWCVDRIRTTNNFLGDCYCAAIVEHLSKKELKLTDSDRPQSYREDDELTLDGEGKIPSRSTIEV; encoded by the exons ATGGCACAAAGCGAGCAGCAGTTTTTGAAAGGCGAAAGTCAACGGAATACGCCAACCGTCAAAACGGCGCAGCCAGCATGGATGCGGTTCGTTTCCGAGAACAAGCTGATCCTGGTGACCCTGAGTGGAGTGCTGTTGGGCGTTGTACTAG GATTCACACTCCGCCCGCTAGAGCTAtccgaagacaccatcatgCTGATTGCCTATCCGGGCGAGCTGTTCATGCGGGTGCTGAAACTGATGATCCTTCCGCTGGTGATTGCCAGCCTGATTAGCGGTTCTTCCAGTCTGAACGCCAAACTGAACGGAAAGATTGCCCTGCGGACGTTTGCCTACTTTGCCCTGACGTCGCTGCTGAACGCCATTCTGGGCACCACGTTGGTCCTGCTGATTCATCCAGGGGATCCGCGGATGCACGAAGCCATGGTGGAGTATTCGGTTTCCGGTGGGAAAACCGTCTCGTTGATGGACAGCATTTTGGATTTGGGACG AAACATCTTCCCCGACAACATATTCCAGGCGGCTCTCCAGCAGGCTCACACGGTTTACGTTCCGCGTTCGAATGCCATCAACGGTAGTGTGCTTCCGGTGGTAAATGCTAAGCCAACTGCTCACAACACTTTCTCCTGGGATGACGAGGACGAACTGATTCGGATTGTGGAGTACAGGCCGGGTACCAACACCCTTGGGATTGTATTTTTCTGCTTGGTTTTTGGCACGCTTTTGGGAACGATTGGCAGCAAGGGGTATGTGGTGATTCAGTTCTTCGGAGCGATTTTCGACGTCATCATGAAGATGGTCACGGGTGTGATGTGGTTGACTCCGATTGGGGTTGGAAGCGTCATCGCGGGTAAGATTTTGGCTGTGAGTGATATCAGCTTGGTGATGACCCAACTGGCTTGGTTTATCTTTACGGTGTTGTTCGGAGTGCTCCTGTATCAGTGGGTCATTGTGCAGTTCATATACTTCATGTTTCTGAAGAAGAACCCCTTCAAGTTGTACGTATCGCTGATTCAACCGATGCTTACTGCGTTTGCCACGGCCTCAACTGCTGCGGCCCTTCCGTTGACCTTCCGGTGCATGGAGGATAAG GTGAAAATCGACACCCGAATCACACGGTTTGTGCTTCCGATTGGCGCCAACATCAATATGGACGGCACTGCGCTGTTCATTTCGATTGCATCGATTTTTATTGCTCAAATGAGTAGCATGGAGTTGAACTTCGGGCAAATTTTGACCGTTGTGCTGACGTCGACGGCGGCCTCGATGAGCTCGGCCAGCATTCCGAGTGCGGCACTGGTGCTACTGCTGGTGGTACTAACGGCGATCGACGCTCCGATGCACAACGTGACGCTGCTGTTTGCCGTGGATTGGTGTGT AGACCGCATTCGTACGACCAACAACTTCCTCGGCGATTGCTACTGTGCCGCCATCGTGGAGCACCTGTCCAAGAAGGAGCTCAAACTTACGGATTCCGACCGGCCACAATCTTACCGTGAGGACGACGAGCTCACCCTGGACGGGGAGGGCAAGATCCCCTCCAGATCGACCATCGAAGTTTGA